From Enterococcus wangshanyuanii, the proteins below share one genomic window:
- a CDS encoding NTP transferase domain-containing protein, whose amino-acid sequence MVKISAIIMASGFSKRMGTNKLFLEYQGRTFLEHILLLSKKLGFFEQILVISPENLAGISLPEGVKVVLNHEADQGQSTSVRLGTQFASGDGYLYLTVDQPLLDEHLFVPLLAAYTTDNIVFPVTVKGNPSSPIFFGKRFRADLLQVTGSSGGREVRNKYPDTWQRVPVSEPYRLADIDTYSDYQKLIANKVDERTRS is encoded by the coding sequence ATGGTAAAGATCAGTGCAATCATTATGGCTTCTGGTTTTTCTAAAAGAATGGGCACGAATAAATTGTTCCTTGAATATCAGGGAAGGACTTTTTTAGAACACATTCTTTTGTTATCAAAGAAGCTTGGTTTTTTTGAACAAATTTTAGTCATTTCACCTGAAAATTTAGCAGGAATATCTTTACCTGAAGGAGTCAAAGTCGTACTGAATCATGAAGCTGATCAAGGGCAAAGTACTAGCGTACGTTTGGGGACGCAGTTTGCTTCTGGAGATGGTTATCTTTATTTAACCGTAGATCAGCCTTTGTTGGATGAACACTTATTTGTACCACTTTTAGCAGCGTATACCACAGACAACATTGTTTTTCCAGTAACGGTCAAAGGGAATCCAAGCAGTCCGATCTTTTTCGGGAAACGATTTCGCGCTGATTTATTGCAGGTTACAGGTAGTTCTGGCGGCCGCGAGGTTCGAAATAAGTATCCTGATACGTGGCAACGAGTACCAGTCAGCGAACCTTACCGGTTAGCAGACATCGATACATATAGCGATTATCAAAAGCTGATCGCTAATAAAGTTGATGAAAGGACACGATCATGA
- the sclA gene encoding selenocysteine lyase SclA encodes MKQPVYLNYAATSNQKFDTTIDELCAYLKENNSTNTNRSINTLGDLGSLFDARQVLADFFHAPDPAHVIFTSNATMALNMVLHGLLKPGDHVLTTMVEHNAVTRPLQLLETERNVVVTHLVCAKDGSLDPEQIETAIRGETKVLVMTHASNVLGTILPVKECFEKAKKHGIITILDSAQTAGILPINMEELSIDILTFTGHKSLMGLSGIGGFVLGKNIEKKIDPWLTGGTGSASHLLTQPDFLPDKFEPGTLNMLGIISLKSAVTEIQRLGLEQILMHERMLTKRFLDGVKGMPIEILGCQDAERSVPVVSLVSPKIDSGELAQRLADAFQIITRSGLHCAPLAHETAGTIKTGAVRFSFGWQTTTAEIDYALSALESVLSQ; translated from the coding sequence ATGAAACAGCCTGTCTATCTAAATTATGCAGCAACCTCTAACCAGAAATTTGACACAACGATCGATGAGCTTTGTGCATATTTAAAAGAAAATAATAGCACAAATACAAACCGCAGCATCAATACTCTAGGTGATCTTGGTTCACTTTTTGATGCACGCCAAGTACTTGCTGATTTTTTTCATGCCCCAGATCCAGCACATGTGATTTTTACCTCTAATGCAACGATGGCATTGAATATGGTGCTGCATGGATTACTAAAACCAGGGGATCATGTATTGACAACGATGGTAGAACATAATGCGGTAACCAGACCGCTGCAGCTTCTTGAGACGGAACGAAATGTTGTTGTTACGCATTTAGTATGTGCGAAAGATGGTAGTCTTGATCCTGAGCAGATCGAAACGGCTATTCGAGGAGAAACGAAGGTGCTGGTGATGACCCATGCCTCGAATGTTTTAGGGACGATACTCCCTGTTAAAGAATGTTTTGAAAAAGCTAAAAAACACGGGATCATCACGATTTTGGATAGTGCTCAGACGGCAGGCATTTTACCGATCAATATGGAAGAGTTGTCAATAGATATTTTAACGTTTACAGGACACAAAAGCCTGATGGGGCTGTCTGGAATCGGTGGTTTTGTTTTAGGAAAAAACATAGAAAAGAAAATCGATCCTTGGCTGACAGGGGGAACGGGTAGTGCTTCTCATTTATTGACGCAGCCGGATTTTTTACCAGATAAATTTGAGCCGGGCACCTTGAACATGCTTGGGATCATTAGTTTGAAAAGTGCTGTTACAGAAATACAGCGGCTTGGTTTAGAGCAAATATTAATGCATGAACGAATGTTGACGAAAAGATTTTTAGATGGAGTCAAAGGAATGCCGATTGAGATCTTGGGGTGTCAAGATGCTGAACGGTCAGTCCCTGTTGTTTCCCTCGTTAGTCCCAAAATAGATAGCGGTGAGCTTGCCCAACGATTAGCTGATGCGTTTCAAATTATTACAAGATCTGGCTTACATTGTGCACCATTGGCACATGAAACAGCTGGAACTATCAAGACTGGAGCGGTTCGCTTTAGCTTTGGCTGGCAAACAACAACAGCAGAAATCGATTATGCCTTATCAGCATTAGAAAGCGTTTTATCTCAATGA
- the selD gene encoding selenide, water dikinase SelD: MEFLSQCTSGGCGAKIGPNELAGFLNHLPTFTDKHILVDFDSSDDAAVYQISDDTALISTVDFFSPMVDDPKTFGRIAAANAMSDVYAMGGEVLFALNLVCFPEKMDKQMLSDILYGGAEKLKEAQASLAGGHSIYDHEPKYGLAVTGKVDPQKIIRNNTAKPGDVLILTKALGVGLIQAAARGQVASKKAEQAAIDSMERLNKYAAEKMRGFAVHACTDVTGFGLLVHAAEMADKHVTLVIDTEQLPLLPEAYRYAEEFLATAAGQRNRQFMAEKIDLSTVSSAFQEILFDPQTSGGLLLSVAPEQAEACLAAIQKEDPVAAIIGEVCERVTEQPLIIL, encoded by the coding sequence ATGGAATTTTTATCACAATGTACGTCAGGAGGCTGTGGCGCTAAAATCGGCCCCAACGAATTAGCCGGCTTTTTAAATCATTTACCAACATTTACGGACAAACATATATTAGTGGACTTTGACTCATCTGATGATGCTGCTGTTTATCAAATTTCTGATGATACAGCACTGATTTCAACTGTTGATTTTTTCTCTCCGATGGTCGATGATCCTAAAACCTTTGGTCGGATCGCCGCCGCGAACGCTATGAGTGATGTGTATGCCATGGGCGGTGAGGTGCTGTTTGCTTTGAATTTGGTTTGTTTTCCTGAAAAGATGGATAAGCAGATGCTTTCAGATATCCTTTATGGCGGAGCCGAAAAACTGAAGGAAGCACAAGCATCTTTGGCAGGAGGACATTCGATTTACGATCATGAACCGAAATATGGCTTGGCTGTAACAGGAAAGGTCGATCCACAAAAAATCATCCGCAACAACACAGCAAAGCCTGGAGATGTTTTGATTTTAACAAAAGCTTTAGGTGTAGGGCTCATTCAAGCGGCTGCTAGGGGACAAGTTGCTTCAAAAAAAGCAGAGCAAGCGGCTATTGACTCGATGGAGCGGCTGAATAAATATGCTGCAGAAAAAATGCGGGGTTTTGCTGTCCATGCTTGTACAGATGTCACTGGTTTTGGTCTATTAGTTCATGCTGCTGAGATGGCGGACAAGCATGTAACACTTGTCATAGACACAGAACAACTGCCGTTATTACCAGAAGCTTATCGTTATGCAGAAGAATTTTTAGCAACAGCAGCTGGACAAAGAAATCGTCAATTTATGGCTGAGAAAATTGATCTATCCACTGTTTCGTCAGCATTTCAAGAGATATTGTTTGATCCGCAAACATCTGGAGGGCTCTTATTGAGCGTAGCACCAGAACAGGCAGAGGCTTGTTTGGCTGCTATCCAAAAAGAAGATCCTGTTGCTGCCATTATTGGGGAAGTCTGTGAAAGAGTCACTGAGCAGCCGTTGATTATTTTATAA
- the yedF gene encoding sulfurtransferase-like selenium metabolism protein YedF, which translates to MNKINALGKPCPIPVIEAKKAIREIQAEGGIIEIRVDNEVAVKNIEKLVHGLNLTAEIKQLNEVEWAVQIAVPKKLIQTDSEQPDHELVIAFGKKTMGEGDPDLGEILLKNFIYSLTELETPPEHLLFFNSGAYLTNKGSNALKDLHRLEEKGTQISTCGACLDFYQIKESLAIGEITNMYGITEVMAQANKVINF; encoded by the coding sequence ATGAATAAAATCAATGCTTTAGGAAAACCCTGTCCAATTCCAGTCATTGAAGCAAAAAAAGCCATTCGCGAAATTCAAGCAGAAGGTGGAATAATCGAAATACGGGTCGATAACGAAGTCGCAGTCAAAAATATAGAAAAGCTGGTCCATGGCCTGAATTTGACGGCTGAGATCAAACAGTTGAATGAAGTAGAATGGGCAGTCCAAATTGCTGTACCCAAAAAACTGATACAAACAGATTCAGAGCAACCGGATCATGAGCTCGTGATTGCTTTTGGGAAAAAAACGATGGGTGAAGGAGATCCTGATCTTGGCGAAATTTTGCTTAAAAATTTTATCTACTCACTGACAGAACTCGAGACACCACCAGAACACCTACTCTTTTTCAATAGTGGAGCCTATCTGACGAATAAAGGATCAAATGCTTTAAAGGATCTACATAGACTGGAAGAAAAAGGAACGCAAATCAGCACGTGTGGCGCTTGTCTGGACTTTTATCAAATCAAAGAAAGCTTAGCGATCGGTGAAATCACTAATATGTACGGAATCACAGAAGTGATGGCTCAAGCAAACAAAGTGATCAACTTTTAG
- a CDS encoding DUF3343 domain-containing protein: MEYLLTFQNTHYAVHSEKVLAAHKIPVSVMALPTSLGDFCGICIRLDDAFFEKGRQYLSQADLPVEEIFIIEEQNNERSYRVWND, encoded by the coding sequence ATGGAATACCTTTTGACTTTTCAAAATACGCATTATGCCGTTCACAGTGAAAAAGTCTTGGCAGCACATAAGATTCCAGTTTCTGTTATGGCATTGCCGACAAGTTTAGGCGATTTTTGTGGAATTTGCATAAGATTGGATGATGCTTTTTTTGAGAAAGGACGGCAGTACTTATCACAAGCGGACTTACCCGTTGAAGAAATTTTCATCATTGAAGAGCAAAATAACGAAAGGAGCTATAGGGTATGGAACGATTGA
- the yqeC gene encoding selenium cofactor biosynthesis protein YqeC, producing MERLIDCFDFEGKQVVSLIGSGGKTSLMWYLAECYRQEKVLVSTTTKIGCPVHQPYDFFYSQDFSKVGTDGKGITLAGTRLSGGHKLSAPPSMIQQSFPMFDKIFLEADGSKQLPLKGWETFEPVVIPETTATIGLIPISVLNEKIDLTTVHRLPLFLRATGTKTGDVICEETLAEVISSPKGLWAKSRGHRILCINQVESSEQLKQAEKVLSLLPCMLMKRLTKVIACNVQSGKGVVLWEK from the coding sequence ATGGAACGATTGATCGATTGCTTTGATTTTGAAGGCAAGCAAGTTGTCTCGCTGATTGGAAGCGGCGGTAAAACAAGCCTGATGTGGTATTTGGCAGAATGCTATCGTCAAGAAAAAGTGTTAGTAAGTACGACGACAAAAATCGGTTGCCCTGTGCATCAGCCCTATGATTTTTTCTACAGTCAAGATTTCTCTAAAGTGGGAACGGATGGTAAAGGGATCACTCTAGCCGGAACTCGTCTGTCGGGTGGACATAAATTAAGTGCGCCACCTAGCATGATTCAGCAAAGCTTTCCAATGTTTGATAAAATCTTTCTAGAAGCAGACGGCTCAAAGCAATTGCCGTTGAAAGGATGGGAAACATTTGAGCCGGTGGTCATTCCTGAGACCACTGCAACGATTGGGCTGATTCCGATATCAGTATTGAATGAAAAAATAGATTTGACGACTGTTCATCGCTTGCCTTTATTTTTGAGAGCTACCGGAACTAAAACGGGAGATGTCATTTGTGAGGAAACGTTAGCTGAGGTCATTTCCAGTCCTAAAGGGCTTTGGGCAAAGAGTCGTGGTCATCGGATTTTATGTATCAATCAAGTAGAAAGTTCAGAACAGTTAAAACAGGCGGAAAAAGTATTATCTTTGTTGCCATGCATGCTGATGAAGCGGTTGACTAAAGTAATTGCCTGCAATGTTCAATCTGGAAAAGGAGTCGTTTTATGGGAAAAATAG
- the yqeB gene encoding selenium-dependent molybdenum cofactor biosynthesis protein YqeB, which translates to MGKIAEGVAETIVVVRGGGDLATGVVQKLHHTGFKVVILETEKPLAIRRTVALCNAVFEKEQQVEDLNARLVTSLTECEACWNKGELPVWVDAQADSLNELKPLILIDAILAKRNIGTNRKMAPITIALGPGFSAPEDVDVVVETMRGHYLGRLYFEGSALANTGIPGEIGGKSAERVIHAPASGQVKHIKKIGDSVQKGELLFYVGDQPVFSPLEGVLRGLISDQVECKKGLKCADVDPRVVDEVDCFTISDKARALGGAVLDAIFMIGHQKERL; encoded by the coding sequence ATGGGAAAAATAGCAGAAGGAGTTGCTGAAACAATTGTTGTTGTTAGAGGCGGCGGAGATCTTGCGACTGGTGTAGTTCAAAAACTCCATCATACTGGATTCAAGGTTGTTATTCTGGAAACGGAAAAGCCTCTAGCGATTAGGAGGACAGTGGCTTTATGTAATGCTGTTTTTGAAAAAGAACAGCAAGTTGAAGATTTAAACGCACGTTTAGTTACTTCTTTAACAGAATGTGAAGCATGCTGGAATAAAGGGGAATTACCTGTATGGGTGGATGCACAAGCAGATTCTTTAAATGAACTAAAACCGTTGATTTTAATTGATGCGATTTTAGCTAAGCGAAATATCGGGACAAATCGAAAGATGGCGCCGATCACGATTGCATTAGGTCCAGGCTTTTCTGCACCAGAGGATGTTGATGTAGTTGTAGAGACGATGAGAGGTCATTACTTAGGGAGACTCTATTTTGAAGGAAGCGCGTTAGCAAATACAGGAATTCCTGGTGAAATTGGCGGGAAAAGTGCAGAACGTGTGATTCATGCTCCTGCTTCTGGTCAAGTAAAGCATATCAAAAAAATCGGAGATAGCGTTCAAAAGGGTGAACTTTTATTTTACGTTGGAGACCAACCAGTATTTTCACCATTGGAGGGTGTTTTAAGAGGCTTGATTTCTGATCAAGTTGAATGTAAAAAAGGGTTGAAATGCGCGGATGTCGATCCGAGAGTAGTGGATGAAGTCGATTGTTTTACTATTTCTGATAAAGCACGAGCATTAGGAGGCGCGGTTTTAGATGCTATTTTTATGATCGGTCATCAAAAAGAGAGACTATAA
- a CDS encoding flavodoxin: MALVKIVYASMTGNTEEISEILESTVQDAGFEVEREECSEVDVDFFDDADACVIATYTYGDGELPFEFEDFFDELEDKDLSGKIFGVVGSGDREYGDLFCKSAHDFVEALEKAGAKKVAETVEIENNAEDEDVEALKKFVTELTAGL; the protein is encoded by the coding sequence ATGGCACTAGTAAAAATCGTTTATGCAAGTATGACAGGAAACACTGAGGAGATTTCAGAAATTTTAGAAAGTACTGTTCAGGACGCAGGCTTTGAGGTTGAAAGAGAAGAGTGTTCAGAGGTAGATGTAGACTTCTTTGATGACGCAGATGCATGTGTCATCGCGACTTATACTTATGGCGATGGAGAATTGCCCTTTGAGTTTGAAGATTTCTTTGATGAGCTGGAAGATAAAGACTTATCAGGTAAAATCTTTGGTGTTGTAGGTTCAGGAGATCGAGAATATGGGGACTTGTTCTGTAAATCTGCTCATGATTTTGTTGAAGCCTTGGAAAAAGCTGGGGCAAAAAAAGTAGCAGAAACCGTTGAAATCGAAAATAATGCTGAGGATGAGGATGTCGAAGCATTGAAGAAGTTTGTCACTGAACTGACAGCAGGTTTATAA